Within the Armatimonadota bacterium genome, the region ATCGGCGCGTCGGGGTCGTCGCAGATGAGGGCGAAGCTCCTGGTGCCCTCAGGAACGTTGTCCCACGCGAGTGGAGGCGACACATCCGCGCCGTCGCAGGTGTACTTCTTGGGAATGGTGCCTCCTTCGGTAAAGGCGGTACTGGTCAGGCGGATGTCCATGAGACCACCTCCCTCTTGCACGGATGGCTGCTTGCTCTGGCACGAAGCCAGCAGCACCGCCAGCATGACCGCAACGATGAGTGTACGCATGCTCTTGCACCTCTCGCGCGGATGGTGCTGTTTCCGAAGAGCAGCTTCGCGGGAAGTGTTCACTTCTCCTGCAGTCAGTCCGCCTTACTCGCCTGACCAGTTGAACCGCGTAGTCAACGACAAGCCTGTCGTGCTCTCCTTGCTGGGATGGAACCACCACAACCCAACCTGCCACTTGCCTACCCGTCGGATGAGCGCGAGGTTGTACAGGGTGGGTTCGCCCGGCATACTGCCTGTGTGCAGATAGAACATCAGCCCCGTATCCTGCGACAGGATAAGCGACCCTGCCAGCACGCCGATGTTACGCCCGTTACGCAGTCGTTCGAAGCCGGTGACCAGCGAAAGAGCCCCAAAGGACTTGACGGCGAAGGCATAAAAGCCCTCCTGCTCGCGCACATTAGAGGAAGAGAAGCCGTAGCCCATCAGCACGTCGAAGGGCAAACCCTCTCCACTGCGCAGCGGATGCCAGGTGAATATCAGCGAAAAGCGGTTGCCCATGCGGCTGTATCCCGCACCGACGTCCAGACGAGGCGTCACGCCCGTACGCAACCACACCTTTGCCCGGTTCTCCTCCGAATTGCCAGACACCATCCCGAAGAGCGACACCTGCCCCGGTGGCACGGTGAACTCCTGATACCCAACATCCAGCGACCCGCGCTGGTGTGACTGTATCACCGTTCAAGCGGGACAACCGCTATCCTGTGCACGAACCGTCACGGCAAACAAGAGCAGCCCAAGCCAGAACAGCTGACGCATAGTCCACCCTCCCTTCTACTGGTTGTAGAAAATATACCTCGTATGAGCAGAAGAATGCAACCCCTCCTTGCACAGCGTCTTCCTGAGTGTTGCGTCTTGTTCCCGCGCCTGTTACAATAGAGTCGCTGTGGGGAGGAAAGGCACGAGGAGATGCGAGAGAGAGTACAAACTGTTCTTCCGTGGGCGATACTGTTTGCGGTGTTACTGGGCGTCATCGCCGCATCGTGGACGCTGGCAAAACGCGCCCCGGAGTCACCGCGCAAGGTGAAACTGGTGGTGTGGGGACTGCAGCTGGGCGAGGAGAGCGCGGGACTGCGGGCGCAGGTGGAAGAGTTTGAGCGTCGCTACCCGTACATCGAGGTGAGCCTGCTGTCGATGGGCGCGGGACGGATGAACCCGCAGAAGCTGATGACCGCCATAGTGGGCAATGTTGCCCCAGACGTTATCTTCCAGGACCGCTTTACCATCGGTGACTGGGCATCGCGCGACGCCTTCCGTCCTCTGGACGACCTCATTGCCCGCGACCGCAATCAGCCCGACGGCATCCGCCCGGAGGAGTTTTATAACGCCTGCTGGCAGGAGGCGTGTTACAAGGGCAAGGTGTATGCCATCCCCGCCGGTACCGACGACCGCGCCCTTTACTACAATAAGCAGCTGTTCCGCGAGGCAGGGCTAGACCCCAACCGTCCGCCCCAAACATGGGAGGAGCTGCTAGAATACGCTAAAAAGCTCACCAGACGCAACCCCGACGGCACCTACCAGCGCATCGGGTTCATCCCCAACTATGGCAACTCGTGGCTGTATCTGTATTCGTGGCAGAACGGCGGCGAGTTCATGTCGCCCGATGGGCGCAAGTGCACGCTAAACAACCCGCGCACCGTCCAGGCGCTGGAATGGCTGGTGAAGGTGTATGACGAGCTGGGCGGCGCGAAAAACATCAACGCCTTCGCCTCCGGTTTCCAGACGAACGAGATGGACCCGTTCTTCATCGGCAAGGTGGCGATGAAGATAGACGGCAACTGGGTGCTGAACAACATCGCCCGCTACAAGCCTGACCTGGATTTCGGGGTGGCTCCGGCTCCTGTGCCCGCGGCGCGCCTGCGTGGGGAACCTCCTTTTGAAGGGCAGCCGAAGTTCATCACATGGTCTGGGGGGTTCTCGTTTGCCATTCCGCGTGGGGCGAAGCATGTGGAGGAAGCGTGGCTGTTCATCAAGTGGATGAGCAGTGTGGAGAGCAACCTGATTTCCGCTCGCGCGCAGAAAGCATGGAACGAAAGCAAGGGACGTCCCTTCGTGCCGGGGCTATCCGCCAACCTGAAGGTGAACGAGGCGGTGTTCCGGGAGTTTGCGCCCCAATCCGCCAAGTTCCGCGAACCGTTACGGATGTTCATTGACCTGATGCAGGTGTCCAAGTTCCGCCCGGTGACCTTCGTGGGGCAGAGGTTGTGGGACGAGCATGTACGCGCTTTCGATATGGCTATCCTGCACGAGATGACCCCTAAACAGGCGTTGGACGCCGGGGCGTTGACGGTGCAGCGCGAGCTGGATAAGGTGTTCGCGCGCGAGAAGTACCCCATTCTGGACATCCGTCTGCCGATGGCACTGATCGCGCTGGGGTTGCTGGCGTTCGTGGGTACGGTCGCGCTGCTGGCGAGACGGTCGGGTCCAGTGGGCAAGCTGGGGCGTCCCGAGGCGATCGCGGGATACCTGTTCGCTTCGCCGTGGATTATCGGTTTCTTCCTGTTTACGGCAGGACCCATTCTGGCGTCCATTGTGTTCAGCTTCTGTGACTATGACGTATTGCATCCGCCGCGGTATATCGGCTTGCTGAACTATAAGGAGCTGCTAACGGTGGATTTCGGCTTCCTCAGCAAAGCCTTCTACAACGCGGGCTATCTGGCGTTTTTCGGCATTCCGCTGGGCATGACGACGGGCTTAGCCATCGCCATGCTGCTCAACACGCAGGTGCGCGGGATGAGCGGTTACCGCACCGCCTACTATATGCCTTCCATCGTGCCGGTGGTGGCATCGGCGGTATTGTGGGCGTGGGTACTGAACGGTGACCCCAATCGCGGCCTGATCAACGCTGCCTGGAAAGCCACGCTGGGGCAGTGGTTCGGCTGGGCGCCACCGGGATGGTTCGGCGTGCCGGAATGGAGCAAACCCGGTTTGATTGTGATGGGGCTATGGGGCGCAGGTGGCGGCATGATTCTCTGGCTGGCGGGATTGCAGGGCGTGCCGGCGCACCTGTACGAAGCTGCTGAGCTGGACGGCGCGAGCAGCTGGGCGAAGTTTCGCCACGTGACCCTGCCGATGCTTTCGCCGTACATCTTCTTCAATCTCATCATGGGCACCATCCATGCCTTGCAGGAGTTTGACCGCATCTATATTCTGGGTGGCGTCGGTGCAGGAACGAGCAGCACCGGTCCGGGCGACAGCCTGCTGGTGCCGGTGATGTATCTGTTCCACAACGCCTTCACCTACTTCAAGATGGGCTACGCCTCCGCGTTAGCATGGATTATCTTTATCATCATCCTCGCGCTGACGTTGATCCAGCTCAAGCTCGCCCCGCGCTGGGTGCACTACGAAGCGGAGAAGGGGAAATGAGATGTGCAGGGGGACAGCCCTCTGGATAGCCAGGTATGCAGTGGGGATTGCTTCGCTTCCTGTTGCTTGACAGCGGGCGGTTCCCGGAGATTTTTCCGAAACTCCGCTCGCCAAAACCCCCAAATGCCCTTCTGTGGTACGAATCTTGCATATATAATGAAGTGAAAGCTCATGTTGTCTTTCCGTAGCCCAAAGGGAAAAGACGTTTGATGAAAGGAGGCGGTGATAGTGAAAAGGTCTGGGCACTACGGATGGATAAGCATGTTGTGCCTCATCCTGCTGGGCATGAGCAGTCCCCTGTTGGCGAAAGTGGTGTATGTCTCCCCCCAGGGCGATGACCTGCAGGACGGTCTCTCCTGGGCGACGGCGAAGCGCACGGTGACCGCCGCGTTACAGACGGCATTGCCCGGCGACCAGATATGGGTGCGCTATGGGTTGTATCAGGAGCGCATCACCCTCAAGAACGGCGTGGCGCTGTATGGCGGCTTCCGGGGCACTGAGAGCAGCCTCTCGGAGCGTCCCACCTTTCCCCGTCCCCAGCCTGACCCGTATGAGACCGTTCTGGACGGTGGTCAGGGTGGCAGTGTGGTCACCTCGCCCACTACCGCCAACCGCGCCTATCGGCTGGATGGTTTCACCATCCGCAACGGCAGTGCAGAGTATGGTGGGGGATTATACCTGACCTCCAGTGCGAACCTGCTCACGGTGGCAAACTGCACCCTCTCGGGCAACCGCGCTTCCAGAGACGGTGGCGGGGTGTATTGCTACTCCTCCTCCCCGGCGTTGACAGGGTGCACCCTCTCGGGCAACAGCGCTTCCTCCGGTGGCGGGGTGTATTGCTACAACTCCTCCCCGAGGTTGACAGGGTGCACCCTCTCGGGCAACAGTGCTTCCGGAGACGGTGGCGGGGTGTATTGCGAGTACAACTCCTCCCCGACGTTGAGCGGGTGCACCCTCTCGGGCAACAGCGCTTCCTTCGGTGGCGGGGTGTATTGCTACAACTCCTCCTCCCCGACGTTGAGCGGGTGCACCCTCTCGGACAACCGCGCCTCCAGCGGTGGCGGGGTGGCTTGCTCGTCCTCCTCCCCGACGTTGACAGGGTGCACCCTCTCGGGCAACCGCGCTTCCAGAGACGGTGGCGGGGTGTATTGCTACTCCTCCTCCCCGGCGTTGACAGGGTGCACCCTCTCGGGCAACCGCGCTTCCGACGACGGTGGCGGGGTGTATTGCGACTCCTCCTCCCCGGCGTTGACAGGGTGCACCCTCTCGGACAATAGCGCTTCCTTCGGTGGCGGGGTGGCTTGCTGGTATAACTCCTCCCCGACGTTGACAGGGTGCACCCTCTCGGGCAACCGCGCTTCCGACGGTGGCGGGGTGTATTGCTACCGATCCTCCCCGACGTTGACAGGGTGCACTATCGCCTACAACAGCGCTTCCGACGACGGTGGCGGGGTGGTTTGCTACGACTACTCCTCCCCGACGTTGACAGGGTGCACCCTCTCGGGCAACCACGCTTCCGACGACGGTGGCGGGGTGTCTTGCTACAACCCCTCCTCCCCGACGTTGAGCGGGTGCACCATCGCCTACAACAGCGCTTCCTCCGGTGGAGGGGTGGCTTGCTACTCCTCCCTGACATTGACAGGGTGCACGGTCATTTACAACATGGCGAACATTGCCGGAGGAGGCGTCCGGACGAGCAGCACCAGCACGCGGGTGCGCAACACCATCCTTGCCTTCAATGCAGGAGGCGGTATCTCCGCCCCTGCCCTGTCCGATTTCCGCCACAACTGCGTGTGGGGAAACATGCCCTATAACTTCCAGGGAAACATCGGCAACCCCATCGGCAGGGACGGCAATATCTCCGAAGACCCGCTGCTGGTGGCGGGACACCTGCTGCCCGGCTCGCCCTGCATCGACAGGGGAGACAACAGCGTGGTGGGCACCGACACCGACATGGACGGCGAGGCGCGCATCCGCAACAGCACGGTAGACATCGGTGCGGACGAGTGTCACCCGCCCATCGTGCAGGGCTACCTGCTGTTCAACGATTTCGGGGCAAGCCTGCCGCTGTTCGTGGACTGGGAGATACGTGCGGGGGGTGTGCAGGCACGCACACTGCTGCTGGACCCCGACGGCGGTTTCGTGGTGGCGAATGTGCCGATGGGGCAGTTTGCGCTGTCGGTGAAGCCGTTGAGTTACCTGCGTCGCACGGTGGAGGTGGACATCAGCAGGGGCAGTGTGCTGGGGTTGATGGTTGGGCTCACCAACGGCGACATTGACGGCGACAACGAGGTGACGCTGTTTGATTTCGGCAGGCTGGTGGCGTCGTTCGGCAGTACATCTGGTGATGGCAACTGGGACGCTCGTGCGGACCTGGACGGTGACGGCGAGGTGACGCTATTTGACTTTGGCGTGCTGGTGCGCAACTTCGGCGAGATAGGGGACGATTAGCCTGCGCAGTTCCCATCTGGGGGGCGAGGCTCCCGCCGAGCCGTCAGCCCCCCTGTCGTCCCCCTGCCTGCGGGGAGAGCCAGAGAGGGGCTACCTGTTTTGTCACACCGATCGCCCGAGAAGCATCTCGGGCAGGCAGGAAGGGGGTTCTTCCGAACATGCCCACTGCATCGTGGAGGCGATGAGCGACCTCATCCCCGAACGACGAGAGCGCCTGGTGCAGGTGTACGGCTGTAGCAGGTCGTACGAGTTGCTGGATAGCCGTCTCGGTGTCCGCCCTGAGGCTGATTCTGGTGCCGTTGTCGCTACAGGGGGACGCCGTTCAGAACCACCAGCTTCTCCACCGTCATCTCACGCACTGCGTAATGGGGTCCCTCGCGGGTGTTGCCGCTGGCTTTCACTCCGCCGTAGGGCATCTGGTCGGTGCGATAGGTAGGAGCCTCGTTCACCAGCACTCCACCGAAGTGCAGGCGGCGAGCCATCTCGAAGGCGGTAGGGATGGATGCGGTAAACACCCCTGCCTGCAAGCCATACTCGGTGGCGTTTGCCAGTTCCACCGCTTCGTCCAGCGTATGAAAGCGCGTGATGCCCACTACCGGACCGAATACCTCCTGACAAAACACCTTCATCTCCGGGGTGACATCCGCCAGCACCGTCGGCTGAAGCAGGGTTCCCTCTATCTCGCCTCCAATCAGCAACCGTGCCCCTGCAGATACCGCTTCGTCCATCCACGCCTTGACGCGGTCGCGGTCGGCAGCGGTGATCAGCGGTCCGACATGCGTCTTTTCGTCCAGCGGGTCACCGACCACCAGCTGGGATACCTTCTCCACCACCATCTGTTCGAAATGCGCGGCTATCGCCTCCTGCACCAGTACCCGCTGCACGGAGATACAGCTCTGTCCCGCATGGGAGAAGCCGTGGGTAGCAACCGCCTGTGACGCCGCTTCTAAGTCGGCGTCCGCAAACACGATAAGCGGCGAACTATTGCCCAGCTCTAGCAACACTTTCTTGCGAGGCACGCGCGCCCGAATGCTCCAGCCCACCTCTGCGCTGCCTGTGAAAGAGATGAGGGGTACCTCTGGATGCTCCACCAGTAGATTGCCCACCTCGGTGCCAGAGCCGGGTATCACGTTCAGCCAGCCGCGCGGCAGGTCCGCTTCCAGGAACACCTCCGCCAGCTTGAGAGCGGTGAT harbors:
- a CDS encoding aldehyde dehydrogenase, which gives rise to MQRFGLWLDGKWHETDRWIEVRSPYDGSLVGMVSAGDAQVVQQAVEAARRAMTHPLTPYQRAEILARAAHLVEQRREDFARTIALEAGKPIRTARIEVARAVSTLTFASIEARTLAGEVIPMSGTAAGVGKFAFTVREPVGVVGAITPFNFPLNLVCHKVAPALAAGCGVVLKPASATPITALKLAEVFLEADLPRGWLNVIPGSGTEVGNLLVEHPEVPLISFTGSAEVGWSIRARVPRKKVLLELGNSSPLIVFADADLEAASQAVATHGFSHAGQSCISVQRVLVQEAIAAHFEQMVVEKVSQLVVGDPLDEKTHVGPLITAADRDRVKAWMDEAVSAGARLLIGGEIEGTLLQPTVLADVTPEMKVFCQEVFGPVVGITRFHTLDEAVELANATEYGLQAGVFTASIPTAFEMARRLHFGGVLVNEAPTYRTDQMPYGGVKASGNTREGPHYAVREMTVEKLVVLNGVPL